A single Equus quagga isolate Etosha38 chromosome 8, UCLA_HA_Equagga_1.0, whole genome shotgun sequence DNA region contains:
- the HNRNPA2B1 gene encoding heterogeneous nuclear ribonucleoproteins A2/B1 isoform X2 translates to MEREKEQFRKLFIGGLSFETTEESLRNYYEQWGKLTDCVVMRDPASKRSRGFGFVTFSSMAEVDAAMAARPHSIDGRVVEPKRAVAREESGKPGAHVTVKKLFVGGIKEDTEEHHLRDYFEEYGKIDTIEIITDRQSGKKRGFGFVTFDDHDPVDKIVLQKYHTINGHNAEVRKALSRQEMQEVQSSRSGRGGNFGFGDSRGGGGNFGPGPGSNFRGGSDGYGSGRGFGDGYNGYGGGPGGGNFGGSPGYGGGRGGYGGGGPGYGNQGGGYGGGYDNYGGGNYGSGNYNDFGNYNQQPSNYGPMKSGNFGGSRNMGGPYGGGNYGPGGSGGSGGYGGRSRY, encoded by the exons ATGGAG agagaaaaggaacagtTCCGTAAACTCTTTATTGGTGGCTTGAGCTTTGAAACCACAGAAGAAAGTTTGAGGAACTACTACGAGCAATGGGGAAAACTTACAGACTGTGTG GTAATGAGAGATCCTGCAAGCAAAAGATCAAGAGGATTTGGTTTCGTAACTTTTTCATCCATGGCTGAGGTTGATGCTGCCATGGCTGCAAGACCTCATTCAATTGATGGGAGAGTGGTTGAGCCAAAACGTGCTGTTGCAAGAGAG gAATCTGGAAAACCAGGGGCTCATGTAACTGTAAAGAAGTTGTTTGTTGGTGGAATTAAAGAAGATACTGAGGAACATCATCTTAGAGATTACTTTGAGGAATATGGGAAAATTGATACTATTGAGATAATTACTGATAGACAGTCTGGAAAGAAAAGAGGCTTTGGATTTGTTACTTTCGATGACCATGATCCTGTGGATAAGATTGTGT TGCAAAAATACCATACCATCAACGGTCATAATGCAGAAGTAAGAAAGGCTTTGTCTAGACAAGAAATGCAAGAAGTCCAAAGTTCTAGAAGTGGAAGAGGAG GCAACTTTGGTTTTGGAGATTCTCGTGGTGGTGGTGGAAATTTTGGACCAGGACCTGGAAGTAACTTCAGAGGAGGATCTG ATGGATATGGAAGCGGTCGTGGATTTGGGGATGGCTATAATGGGTATGGAGGAGGGCCTGGAG GTGGCAATTTTGGAGGTAGCCCTGGttatggaggaggaagaggaggatatGGTGGTGGAGGACCTGGATATGGCAACCAGGGTGGGGGCTACGGAGGTGGTTATGACAACTATGGAGGAG gAAATTATGGAAGTGGAAATTATAATGATTTTGGAAATTATAACCAGCAACCTTCTAATTATGGTCCAATGAAGAGTGGAAACTTTGGTGGTAGCAGGAACATGGGGGGACCATATGGTGGAG GAAACTATGgtccaggaggcagtggaggaAGTGGGGGTTATGGAGGGAGAAGCCGATATTGA
- the HNRNPA2B1 gene encoding heterogeneous nuclear ribonucleoproteins A2/B1 isoform X1, which produces MEKTLETVPLERKKREKEQFRKLFIGGLSFETTEESLRNYYEQWGKLTDCVVMRDPASKRSRGFGFVTFSSMAEVDAAMAARPHSIDGRVVEPKRAVAREESGKPGAHVTVKKLFVGGIKEDTEEHHLRDYFEEYGKIDTIEIITDRQSGKKRGFGFVTFDDHDPVDKIVLQKYHTINGHNAEVRKALSRQEMQEVQSSRSGRGGNFGFGDSRGGGGNFGPGPGSNFRGGSDGYGSGRGFGDGYNGYGGGPGGGNFGGSPGYGGGRGGYGGGGPGYGNQGGGYGGGYDNYGGGNYGSGNYNDFGNYNQQPSNYGPMKSGNFGGSRNMGGPYGGGNYGPGGSGGSGGYGGRSRY; this is translated from the exons ATGGAG aaAACTTTAGAAACTGTtcctttggagaggaaaaag agagaaaaggaacagtTCCGTAAACTCTTTATTGGTGGCTTGAGCTTTGAAACCACAGAAGAAAGTTTGAGGAACTACTACGAGCAATGGGGAAAACTTACAGACTGTGTG GTAATGAGAGATCCTGCAAGCAAAAGATCAAGAGGATTTGGTTTCGTAACTTTTTCATCCATGGCTGAGGTTGATGCTGCCATGGCTGCAAGACCTCATTCAATTGATGGGAGAGTGGTTGAGCCAAAACGTGCTGTTGCAAGAGAG gAATCTGGAAAACCAGGGGCTCATGTAACTGTAAAGAAGTTGTTTGTTGGTGGAATTAAAGAAGATACTGAGGAACATCATCTTAGAGATTACTTTGAGGAATATGGGAAAATTGATACTATTGAGATAATTACTGATAGACAGTCTGGAAAGAAAAGAGGCTTTGGATTTGTTACTTTCGATGACCATGATCCTGTGGATAAGATTGTGT TGCAAAAATACCATACCATCAACGGTCATAATGCAGAAGTAAGAAAGGCTTTGTCTAGACAAGAAATGCAAGAAGTCCAAAGTTCTAGAAGTGGAAGAGGAG GCAACTTTGGTTTTGGAGATTCTCGTGGTGGTGGTGGAAATTTTGGACCAGGACCTGGAAGTAACTTCAGAGGAGGATCTG ATGGATATGGAAGCGGTCGTGGATTTGGGGATGGCTATAATGGGTATGGAGGAGGGCCTGGAG GTGGCAATTTTGGAGGTAGCCCTGGttatggaggaggaagaggaggatatGGTGGTGGAGGACCTGGATATGGCAACCAGGGTGGGGGCTACGGAGGTGGTTATGACAACTATGGAGGAG gAAATTATGGAAGTGGAAATTATAATGATTTTGGAAATTATAACCAGCAACCTTCTAATTATGGTCCAATGAAGAGTGGAAACTTTGGTGGTAGCAGGAACATGGGGGGACCATATGGTGGAG GAAACTATGgtccaggaggcagtggaggaAGTGGGGGTTATGGAGGGAGAAGCCGATATTGA
- the HNRNPA2B1 gene encoding heterogeneous nuclear ribonucleoproteins A2/B1 isoform X3 — translation MEKTLETVPLERKKREKEQFRKLFIGGLSFETTEESLRNYYEQWGKLTDCVVMRDPASKRSRGFGFVTFSSMAEVDAAMAARPHSIDGRVVEPKRAVAREESGKPGAHVTVKKLFVGGIKEDTEEHHLRDYFEEYGKIDTIEIITDRQSGKKRGFGFVTFDDHDPVDKIVLQKYHTINGHNAEVRKALSRQEMQEVQSSRSGRGGNFGFGDSRGGGGNFGPGPGSNFRGGSDGYGSGRGFGDGYNGYGGGPGGNYGSGNYNDFGNYNQQPSNYGPMKSGNFGGSRNMGGPYGGGNYGPGGSGGSGGYGGRSRY, via the exons ATGGAG aaAACTTTAGAAACTGTtcctttggagaggaaaaag agagaaaaggaacagtTCCGTAAACTCTTTATTGGTGGCTTGAGCTTTGAAACCACAGAAGAAAGTTTGAGGAACTACTACGAGCAATGGGGAAAACTTACAGACTGTGTG GTAATGAGAGATCCTGCAAGCAAAAGATCAAGAGGATTTGGTTTCGTAACTTTTTCATCCATGGCTGAGGTTGATGCTGCCATGGCTGCAAGACCTCATTCAATTGATGGGAGAGTGGTTGAGCCAAAACGTGCTGTTGCAAGAGAG gAATCTGGAAAACCAGGGGCTCATGTAACTGTAAAGAAGTTGTTTGTTGGTGGAATTAAAGAAGATACTGAGGAACATCATCTTAGAGATTACTTTGAGGAATATGGGAAAATTGATACTATTGAGATAATTACTGATAGACAGTCTGGAAAGAAAAGAGGCTTTGGATTTGTTACTTTCGATGACCATGATCCTGTGGATAAGATTGTGT TGCAAAAATACCATACCATCAACGGTCATAATGCAGAAGTAAGAAAGGCTTTGTCTAGACAAGAAATGCAAGAAGTCCAAAGTTCTAGAAGTGGAAGAGGAG GCAACTTTGGTTTTGGAGATTCTCGTGGTGGTGGTGGAAATTTTGGACCAGGACCTGGAAGTAACTTCAGAGGAGGATCTG ATGGATATGGAAGCGGTCGTGGATTTGGGGATGGCTATAATGGGTATGGAGGAGGGCCTGGAG gAAATTATGGAAGTGGAAATTATAATGATTTTGGAAATTATAACCAGCAACCTTCTAATTATGGTCCAATGAAGAGTGGAAACTTTGGTGGTAGCAGGAACATGGGGGGACCATATGGTGGAG GAAACTATGgtccaggaggcagtggaggaAGTGGGGGTTATGGAGGGAGAAGCCGATATTGA